A genomic region of Oryza glaberrima chromosome 1, OglaRS2, whole genome shotgun sequence contains the following coding sequences:
- the LOC127765796 gene encoding chaperone protein dnaJ 72 translates to MGGDHYQTLGLRQDATKAEVKAAFRRRALRDHPDRHAHSPDAAARADAARRFRLASDAYRVLSDDRLRAEYDLRIRSSSFYGRASSSASASASASASSSSASYDYGYGYGHRRGGGTWRRPPPGGGGAASAGFDWDLLLKSVTRRGFLINLGFASVLLTGAAFLDGSILEIWKMNNSGKSFEDAMESIEKVKIQKGNR, encoded by the exons atgggcggcgaccaCTACCAGACGCTGGGGCTGCGGCAGGACGCCACCAAGGCCGAGGTGAaggccgccttccgccgccgcgcgctccgcgACCACCCGGACCGCCACGCCCACTCCCCcgacgcggccgcgcgcgccgacgccgcgcgccgcttcCGCCTCGCCTCCGACGCCTACAGGGTCCTCTCCGACGACCGACTCCGCGCCGAGTACGACCTCCGCATCCGCTCGTCCTCCTTCTacggccgcgcctcctcctccgcctccgcctccgcctcggcctcggcctcctcctcgtcggcctcgTATGACTACGGCTACGGCTACGGCCACAGACGCGGAGGTGGTACctggcgccggccgcctccgggcgGAGGGGGCGCCGCCTCGGCCGGATTCGATTGGGACTTGCTGCTGAAGTCGGTCACGCGGCGAGGGTTCCTCATCAATCTGGGTTTCGCCAG TGTACTGCTGACTGGAGCAGCTTTTCTTGATGGAAGTATTTTAGAAATCTGGAAGATGAATAATTCTGGG AAATCATTTGAGGATGCGATGGAATCAATTGAGAAGGTCAAAATACAGAAGGGAAATAGGTAG
- the LOC127756838 gene encoding calmodulin-binding protein 25, producing MANRCVSLDATWAHLPAPPPHHTWLSPAADDAITAALWASMAPSSASSYCGSAASPTPSTSTTTTSSSAASAEILAGGGARAAAAATRPSGRVSKRKPRPSRRAHTTYITADPADFRRMVQEITGFPVPGAHTAYPSASASSAPAAPHAAAALACVLPTLDTSAFLLDRASPPPPPPQPQPGRKNDKTPTTTMASTPPQPPAAADEAAASSLLLQELEELIGASAFPTLESWGMI from the coding sequence ATGGCGAACCGCTGCGTCAGCCTCGACGCCACCTGGGCCcacctccccgcgccgccgccgcaccacacctggctctcccccgccgccgacgacgcgatCACCGCCGCGCTCTGGGCCTCCATGGCGCCGTCCTCCGCGTCCTCGTACTGtggctccgccgcctcgccgacgccgtcgacctccaccaccaccacctcctcctccgccgcgtcggCAGAGATCCTcgcgggcggcggagcgcgggcggcggcggcggcgacgcggccgagCGGGCGCGTGTCGAAGCGGAAGCCGCGCCCGTCGCGGCGCGCGCACACCACCTACATCACCGCCGACCCTGCCGACTTCCGCCGCATGGTGCAGGAGATCACCGGCTTCCCCGTCCCCGGCGCCCACACCGCCtacccctccgcctccgcgtcgtcgGCCCCGGCggccccgcacgccgccgcagcGCTCGCGTGCGTGCTCCCGACTCTGGACACGTCCGCGTTCCTGCTCGACCGCGcttcacctccgccgccgccgccgcagccacagCCGGGGCGGAAGAACGACAAGACGCCCACCACCACAAtggcctccacgccgccgcagccgccggcggcggcggacgaggcggcggcgtcgtcgctgctgctgcaagaGCTGGAGGAGTTGATCGGCGCGTCGGCCTTCCCGACATTGGAGAGCTGGGGGATGATCTGA